One Gadus morhua chromosome 23, gadMor3.0, whole genome shotgun sequence DNA segment encodes these proteins:
- the LOC115537324 gene encoding cAMP-responsive element modulator isoform X5 encodes MAVTGDDTETAATGDMSAYQLHTPASSLPQGVGMAHLHGPQKPPEVITQKRELRLMKNREAARECRRKKKEYVKCLENRVAVLENQNKTLIEELRALKDIYRHKAE; translated from the exons ATGGCTGTGACAGGGGACGACACAGAAACAG CTGCCACAGGGGACATGTCAGCCTACCAGCTGCACACCCCGGCCTCCAGCCTGCCCCAGGGGGTGGGGATGGCCCACCTCCACGGACCCCAGAAACCCCCTGAGGTGATCACCCAAAAGAGGGAGCTCCGCCTCATGAAGAACAG GGAAGCTGCTCGGGAATGTCGCCGTAAGAAGAAAGAGTATGTGAAATGCCTCGAGAACCGTGTGGCCGTGCTTGAGAACCAAAACAAGACTCTGATCGAGGAGCTAAGGGCCCTCAAAGACATCTACCGACACAAAGCCGAGTGA
- the cul2 gene encoding cullin-2: MSLKPRVVDFDETWNKLLTTIKAVVMLDYVERATWNDRFSDIYALCVAYPEPLGERLYTETKVFLENHVRQLYKKVLDSEEKVLIMYHRYWEEYSKGADYMDCLYRYLNTQFIKKNKLTEADLQYGYGGADMNEPLMEIGELALDMWRKLMIEPLQAVLIRMLLNEIKNDRCGEDPNQKVIHGVINSFVHVEQYKKKFPLKFYQEIFEGPFLTKTGEYYKQEASNLLQESNCSQYMEKVLGRLKDEEVRCRKYLHPSSYAKVLHECQQRMVADHLQFLHGECQNIIRQERREDMANKYTLLRAVANGLPHMIQELQVHIHNEGLRATSNLSQENMPTQFVESVLEVHSKFVQLINTVLNGDQHFMSALDKALTSVVNYREPKSICKAPELLAKYCDNLLKKSAKGMTENEVEDKLTSFITVFKYIDDKDVFQKFYARMLAKRLIHGLSLSMDSEEAMINKLKQACGYEFTSKLHRMYTDMSVSADLNNKFNNFIKTQETVVDLGISFQIYVLQAGAWPLTHIPSSTFAIPQELEKSVQMFELFYNQHFSGRKLTWLHYLCTGEVKMNYLSKPYVAMVTTYQMAVLLAFNSSLTVGYKELQDGTKMNEKELQKTIKSLLDVKMLTHDSEKEDIEPESTFSLNMSFTSKRTKFKITTSMQKDTPQEMEQTRSAVDEDRKMYLQAAIVRIMKARKVLRHNALIQEVINQSKARFNPSISMIKKCIEVLIDKQYIERSQTSADEYSYVA; this comes from the exons ATGTCCTTGAAGCCGAGGGTGGTGGATTTTGATGAGACATGGAACAAACTACTGACGACAATCAAGGCAGTCGTGATGCTTGATTATGTGGAGAGGGCCACATGGAATGACAGGTTCTC TGATATATATGCCCTCTGTGTGGCATATCCAGAGCCACTTGGGGAAAGATTGTACACAGAGACCAAGGTGTTTCTTGAGAACCATGTCAGACAACTCTACAAG AAAGTCCTGGATTCGGAGGAGAAGGTTTTGATCATGTACCACAGATACTGGGAGGAGTACAGCAAGGGGGCTGACTACATGGACTGCTTGTACAG GTATCTCAACACTCAGTTCATCAAGAAGAACAAACTGACGGAGGCAGACTTGCAGTATGGCTACGGAGGAGCAGACATGAATGAGCCCCTCATGGAGATCGGAGAG CTGGCGCTGGACATGTGGCGGAAACTGATGATCGAGCCACTGCAGGCGGTCCTTATCCGGATGCTTTTAAATGAAATCAAAAA TGACCGATGTGGTGAGGACCCCAACCAGAAGGTGATCCACGGGGTTATCAACTCCTTTGTTCATGTTGAACAATACAAGAAGAAGTTTCCACTTAAG TTTTATCAGGAGATCTTTGAGGGGCCGTTCCTGACGAAAACGGGCGAGTATTACAAACAGGAGGCATCCAATCTACTGCAGGAGTCCAACTGCTCACAGTATAtggaaaag GTCTTGGGACGGTTGAAAGACGAGGAGGTGCGGTGTCGGAAGTACCTCCACCCCAGCTCCTATGCCAAAGTCCTCCACGAGTGCCAGCAGAGGATGGTGGCCGACCACCTGCAGTTCCTGCACGGCGAGTGTCAGAACATCATccggcaggagaggagagaag ACATGGCCAACAAGTACACCCTGTTGCGGGCCGTCGCCAACGGTTTACCTCACATGATCCAGGAACTACAGGTCCACATCCACAACGAGGGCCTCCGGGCAACCAGTAACCTCTCTCAGGAAAAt ATGCCCACCCAGTTTGTGGAGTCCGTTCTGGAGGTTCACAGTAAATTTGTCCAGCTCATTAACACAGTTCTGAATGGAGACCAGCATTTCATGAGCGCTCTCGATAAG GCTCTGACGTCCGTAGTCAACTACAGAGAGCCCAAGTCCATCTGCAAAGCTCCTGAACTG CTGGCCAAATACTGTGACAATCTGCTGAAGAAATCTGCAAAGGGTATGACCGAGAACGAGGTGGAAGACAAGCTGACCAGCTTCATCACGGTCTTCAAGTACATAGATGACAAGGATGTCTTTCAGAAG TTTTACGCCAGAATGCTAGCGAAACGGTTAATTCACGGCCTGTCGTTGTCGATGGATTCGGAAGAGGCCATGATCAACAAACTAAAG CAAGCATGTGGCTACGAGTTCACCAGCAAACTGCACCGAATGTACACGGACATGAGCGTCAGCGCCGACCTCAACAACAAGTTCAACAACTTCATCAAGACCCAGGAGACGGTGGTGGACCTCGGCATCAGCTTCCAGATCTACGTATTACAG GCGGGTGCCTGGCCCCTAACACatatcccctcctccaccttcgcCATCCCCCAAGAGCTAGAGAAGAGTGTACAGATG TTTGAGTTGTTCTATAATCAGCACTTCAGCGGGAGGAAGTTGACCTGGTTGCACTATCTTTGCACAg GCGAGGTGAAGATGAACTACCTGTCCAAGCCCTACGTGGCCATGGTGACGACCTACCAGATGGCCGTGCTGCTGGCCTTCAACAGCAGCCTGACGGTGGGCTACAAGGAGCTGCAGGACGGCACCAAGATGAACGAGAAGGAGCTCCAGAAGACCATCAAGTCCCTGCTGGATGTCAAGATGCTCACCCACGACTctgagaag GAGGACATCGAACCCGAGTCCACGTTTTCACTAAATATGAGCTTCACGAGTAAAAGGACAAAATTCAAGATCACGACGTCGATGCAGAAGGACACACCGCAG gagatggagcagacGCGGAGTGCTGTGGACGAGGACCGCAAGATGTACCTCCAAGCCGCCATTGTGAGAATCATGAAGGCCCGCAAAGTGCTCCGGCACAACGCCCTCATCCAGGAG GTCATCAACCAGTCCAAAGCCCGGTTCAACCCCAGCATCAGCATGATCAAGAAGTGCATCGAGGTGCTCATCGACAAGCAGTACATCGAGAGGAGTCAGACGTCGGCGGATGAGTACAGCTACGTGGCGTAG
- the LOC115537324 gene encoding cAMP-responsive element modulator isoform X4 — MAVTGDDTETAATGDMSAYQLHTPASSLPQGVGMAHLHGPQKPPEVITQKRELRLMKNREAARECRRKKKEEAAKACRQRKKSYMSCLEASVARLEEENKKLRARLQCFQNTYSLQ, encoded by the exons ATGGCTGTGACAGGGGACGACACAGAAACAG CTGCCACAGGGGACATGTCAGCCTACCAGCTGCACACCCCGGCCTCCAGCCTGCCCCAGGGGGTGGGGATGGCCCACCTCCACGGACCCCAGAAACCCCCTGAGGTGATCACCCAAAAGAGGGAGCTCCGCCTCATGAAGAACAG GGAAGCTGCTCGGGAATGTCGCCGTAAGAAGAAAGA GGAGGCAGCCAAAGcctgcaggcagaggaagaaGAGCTACATGAGCTGCCTGGAGGCTTCAGTTGCCAGGCTGGAGGAAGAGAACAAGAAGCTGAGGGCCAGGCTGCAATGTTTCCAGAACACCTACAGCCTACAGTGA
- the LOC115537324 gene encoding cAMP-responsive element modulator isoform X2, which translates to MEKAEVKQIRTSHECLQREHLPKRPYRRNQTQCTPSSTLPPPPQTLFPELLKVKTEVAAHPGKPNDAPVVLPTKHTQYTSTSGASIKGHPLAVNMTSYPPLSKPSPAGLKPPPNRPVILHSGKTGDGYQQFYLQTNSTIYPAATGDMSAYQLHTPASSLPQGVGMAHLHGPQKPPEVITQKRELRLMKNREAARECRRKKKEYVKCLENRVAVLENQNKTLIEELRALKDIYRHKAE; encoded by the exons ATGGAGAAGGCTGAAGTGAAGCAGATCCGCACTTCCCATGAATGCCTACAG AGAGAGCATCTTCCAAAGCGACCCTACAG gaggaatcaaacccagtgtACACCATCGTCAActctaccacctccaccccaaacACTTTTTCCTGAATTGTTGAAAGTAAAAACAGAAGTGGCCGCTCACCCTGGAAAGCCAAACGATGCCCCAGTAGTGCTGCCTACTAAACATACTCAATACA CATCGACTTCAGGAGCTTCCATCAAGGGCCATCCATTGGCCGTGAACATGACCAGTTATCCCCCTCTGAGCAAACCCAGCCCTGCAGGACTAAAGCCTCCACCCAATAGGCCTGTTATTCTTCACAGTGGGAAGACTGGAGATGGTTATCAGCAATTCTATCTGCAGACAAACAGTACAATATATCCAG CTGCCACAGGGGACATGTCAGCCTACCAGCTGCACACCCCGGCCTCCAGCCTGCCCCAGGGGGTGGGGATGGCCCACCTCCACGGACCCCAGAAACCCCCTGAGGTGATCACCCAAAAGAGGGAGCTCCGCCTCATGAAGAACAG GGAAGCTGCTCGGGAATGTCGCCGTAAGAAGAAAGAGTATGTGAAATGCCTCGAGAACCGTGTGGCCGTGCTTGAGAACCAAAACAAGACTCTGATCGAGGAGCTAAGGGCCCTCAAAGACATCTACCGACACAAAGCCGAGTGA
- the LOC115537324 gene encoding cAMP-responsive element modulator isoform X1, with the protein MEKAEVKQIRTSHECLQREHLPKRPYRRNQTQCTPSSTLPPPPQTLFPELLKVKTEVAAHPGKPNDAPVVLPTKHTQYTSTSGASIKGHPLAVNMTSYPPLSKPSPAGLKPPPNRPVILHSGKTGDGYQQFYLQTNSTIYPAATGDMSAYQLHTPASSLPQGVGMAHLHGPQKPPEVITQKRELRLMKNREAARECRRKKKEEAAKACRQRKKSYMSCLEASVARLEEENKKLRARLQCFQNTYSLQ; encoded by the exons ATGGAGAAGGCTGAAGTGAAGCAGATCCGCACTTCCCATGAATGCCTACAG AGAGAGCATCTTCCAAAGCGACCCTACAG gaggaatcaaacccagtgtACACCATCGTCAActctaccacctccaccccaaacACTTTTTCCTGAATTGTTGAAAGTAAAAACAGAAGTGGCCGCTCACCCTGGAAAGCCAAACGATGCCCCAGTAGTGCTGCCTACTAAACATACTCAATACA CATCGACTTCAGGAGCTTCCATCAAGGGCCATCCATTGGCCGTGAACATGACCAGTTATCCCCCTCTGAGCAAACCCAGCCCTGCAGGACTAAAGCCTCCACCCAATAGGCCTGTTATTCTTCACAGTGGGAAGACTGGAGATGGTTATCAGCAATTCTATCTGCAGACAAACAGTACAATATATCCAG CTGCCACAGGGGACATGTCAGCCTACCAGCTGCACACCCCGGCCTCCAGCCTGCCCCAGGGGGTGGGGATGGCCCACCTCCACGGACCCCAGAAACCCCCTGAGGTGATCACCCAAAAGAGGGAGCTCCGCCTCATGAAGAACAG GGAAGCTGCTCGGGAATGTCGCCGTAAGAAGAAAGA GGAGGCAGCCAAAGcctgcaggcagaggaagaaGAGCTACATGAGCTGCCTGGAGGCTTCAGTTGCCAGGCTGGAGGAAGAGAACAAGAAGCTGAGGGCCAGGCTGCAATGTTTCCAGAACACCTACAGCCTACAGTGA
- the LOC115537324 gene encoding cAMP-responsive element modulator isoform X3, whose product MEKAEVKQIRTSHECLQREHLPKRPYRRNQTQCTPSSTLPPPPQTLFPELLKVKTEVAAHPGKPNDAPVVLPTKHTQYTSTSGASIKGHPLAVNMTSYPPLSKPSPAGLKPPPNRPVILHSGKTGDGYQQFYLQTNSTIYPAATGDMSAYQLHTPASSLPQGVGMAHLHGPQKPPEVITQKRELRLMKNREAAKACRQRKKSYMSCLEASVARLEEENKKLRARLQCFQNTYSLQ is encoded by the exons ATGGAGAAGGCTGAAGTGAAGCAGATCCGCACTTCCCATGAATGCCTACAG AGAGAGCATCTTCCAAAGCGACCCTACAG gaggaatcaaacccagtgtACACCATCGTCAActctaccacctccaccccaaacACTTTTTCCTGAATTGTTGAAAGTAAAAACAGAAGTGGCCGCTCACCCTGGAAAGCCAAACGATGCCCCAGTAGTGCTGCCTACTAAACATACTCAATACA CATCGACTTCAGGAGCTTCCATCAAGGGCCATCCATTGGCCGTGAACATGACCAGTTATCCCCCTCTGAGCAAACCCAGCCCTGCAGGACTAAAGCCTCCACCCAATAGGCCTGTTATTCTTCACAGTGGGAAGACTGGAGATGGTTATCAGCAATTCTATCTGCAGACAAACAGTACAATATATCCAG CTGCCACAGGGGACATGTCAGCCTACCAGCTGCACACCCCGGCCTCCAGCCTGCCCCAGGGGGTGGGGATGGCCCACCTCCACGGACCCCAGAAACCCCCTGAGGTGATCACCCAAAAGAGGGAGCTCCGCCTCATGAAGAACAG GGAGGCAGCCAAAGcctgcaggcagaggaagaaGAGCTACATGAGCTGCCTGGAGGCTTCAGTTGCCAGGCTGGAGGAAGAGAACAAGAAGCTGAGGGCCAGGCTGCAATGTTTCCAGAACACCTACAGCCTACAGTGA
- the LOC115537324 gene encoding cAMP-responsive element modulator isoform X6, with amino-acid sequence MAVTGDDTETAATGDMSAYQLHTPASSLPQGVGMAHLHGPQKPPEVITQKRELRLMKNREAAKACRQRKKSYMSCLEASVARLEEENKKLRARLQCFQNTYSLQ; translated from the exons ATGGCTGTGACAGGGGACGACACAGAAACAG CTGCCACAGGGGACATGTCAGCCTACCAGCTGCACACCCCGGCCTCCAGCCTGCCCCAGGGGGTGGGGATGGCCCACCTCCACGGACCCCAGAAACCCCCTGAGGTGATCACCCAAAAGAGGGAGCTCCGCCTCATGAAGAACAG GGAGGCAGCCAAAGcctgcaggcagaggaagaaGAGCTACATGAGCTGCCTGGAGGCTTCAGTTGCCAGGCTGGAGGAAGAGAACAAGAAGCTGAGGGCCAGGCTGCAATGTTTCCAGAACACCTACAGCCTACAGTGA